The following DNA comes from Pseudomonas triticicola.
ATTCGCCTGCGACTTTGGCGCGCAGCAGGTAGCCATCTGCTTGCTTGTCGATGCGGTAGGGTTCGTGCGGGGTGGGTTGCTCATCTTCGCTGTCGAGCAACAGCGGCGCGGTGGGCACCATGCCACCGAAGCCGACATCGGTGATGTAACGCACTCCGTCGATGGTCACCAGACTCAAACGATGGGTTCGCGCCGTCCAGCTGCCTTCCGGTTGATTCATCACCACGCGCCCGCTGATCGCCCGCGCGTCGAAGCCCAACTCAAGCAGCAGCGCATAAAACAGATGATTGAGCTCATAGCAGTAGCCGCCCCGCCCCTGCTGCAACACCTTGTCTTCGATGGAGACCAAGTCGATCAACACCGGCTCTGCACTGATCGTCGCCAGATTTTCGAAAGCAAACCGAGCGGTATGGCGCAGTTGCAACTGGCGCAACGTATCCAGTGTCGGTGGCGGCGGCGCATCGAAACCCAGACGTTGCAGGTACAGATTGGTATTGGTCAGCCGTGCCACACTCATTGCTCGATCCTTATGCATGGGCCGCAGAACACTGCGTTGATGTTGCCCTGTATACGGGATCAGGCACGGCTTTCGACAATTGATTTCGCCAATCGCCCGTTCAGCGCTTTTTCCGCGAAGCGATGCGAATCCACGTCGGCGCATGGTCACTGGCGTGCGGTTCGTTGCGCACCCAGGCGTCAACACCGGCGTCATGCAGATACGGGCTCAATG
Coding sequences within:
- a CDS encoding arylamine N-acetyltransferase family protein gives rise to the protein MSVARLTNTNLYLQRLGFDAPPPPTLDTLRQLQLRHTARFAFENLATISAEPVLIDLVSIEDKVLQQGRGGYCYELNHLFYALLLELGFDARAISGRVVMNQPEGSWTARTHRLSLVTIDGVRYITDVGFGGMVPTAPLLLDSEDEQPTPHEPYRIDKQADGYLLRAKVAGEWRPMYLFDLQRQEDIDYTVGNWYVSTHPESPFSQRLMVARTGAGWRKTLNNGSFAIHHMGADSERREVADVDELMELLRREFDLQVPDSPRLRQALARVIAPASI